Sequence from the Coleofasciculus chthonoplastes PCC 7420 genome:
CTACAGGAGGGATTGGGTTCTCCAGACCCGTAGGGTGGGTTAGGCGGTATTAAATTTAGGCAATGAACCATTCAATAATAAATCCGCCGTAACCCACCAAGTTACCATTGATTCCGGGTTAACAAAAGATGCGGGTTCCTCAAGAAAATTAATGGATTTGCCCGTAGTATTGGCAAGGGGAAACCAACAAGGATGAAATTTGGTCAGATAGGAGTCTCCCCCGAACGCGATCGCACCCGTTAGGGATGAGCCAAAACACCTGGGGTCAGGTAGGGGCGACCCGCTGGCACTAATGAAAACTCCGTTCCCCTCAATTTGTCGGGTTGCCCGTCCCTCCCCTACTGGCTGGAGAAAAACTGGCGATCGCGTCCTATAGTACTATTTGTACTAAGGAGCAGGTCTAATCTGTTGGGGATCGATGCCGTTGGGGTCGCGAACTTGAGCAATTGGTTGGTCTAACTGTTGGAGAACCTGTTGCTGCTGGTTGATTTCCAGCTCGATGCGGAATAGACTATTCGCGATCGCGTGACCTAATGGGGCTGGAAACTCCTGCTGGAGACGGATAGAGACTTGGGAGGCGGCTTAAGCGATCAAACGGGTACCGGGCGATCGCACGGTGATGTTGATCTGCTGCGCTTGGGTGTTATAGTTGGGTTTGACCTCAATCTTGTCGATTTTGTCATAATGATTCTCCAACAGTTTTACCGTTTTGTGACTGGCTTGCTGGATATGGATACCAGGAATACCGGACACGGTGATGGGAACCGGGGTGACTGACAGGGTGAACTGTTTCTGTTTCTGGTATTGTGTGGGCATGAGGAGGGAGATATAGAAGACTCTAATATGTATATAACTGTCTAATAAAACAGATGGCAAATTCATCCCTATAAAGTTGCAATGACTGCCAGTGCTTACTACGGGGAAAGAAACCAAATAGACGAGAAAAATGGCTAGTTCCTGGAATGGCAAAACGGTTGTAATCACAGGTGTATGCGGCACCGTGGGACAAGAGCTATTACGGCAGCTCCTGAAATATAATCTTCAAGAAGTAATTGGTATTGACCACAACGAGACTGAGTTATTTTTTCTGGCTGAGGAGTATGGCGACTTTCCCTACGTGCAACTTTACCTATGTGATTTGCGCGATCGCTATGAATTAATGTACAAGATGCAAGGAGTTGATATTGTCTTGCATACGGCAGCATTAAAACATGTCGTGATATGTGAAAAGTCACCCCATGAAGCTATTCAGACTAACATTCTGGGAACCCAGAATGTTATTGATGCAGCCATTGCGGCTAAGGTAGAGCGGGTAATTTTCACCTCCTCAGACAAAGCAGTCAATCCTACCAACGTTATGGGAACATCCAAGTTGATGGGAGAACGGTTAATGACTGCTGCCAATGCTCATAGACGTGAAGTTCAACCCATATTTGCTTCAACGCGCTTTGGCAACGTATTAGGCTCCCGTGGTTCGGTCATTCCAGTTTTTAAACGTCAGATCGCTACAGGGGGACCAGTAACTTTAACCGATCCGGCTATGACTCGCTTTATTATGACCCTAGAGGAAGCCGTTCAACTGGTCATGGAGTCTGTATTTCTGTCTAGGGGTGGTGAAGTATTCGTGACTAAAATGCCTGTAGTACGCATTGCTGACTTGGCACAAGTGATGATTGAAGAGCTAGCACCCCGATACAACTATAATCCTGAGGATATAGAAGTCCGTTTGATAGGCTCTAAACCCGGAGAGAAGTTATATGAAGAATTAATGAATGATGAAGAAGTCCGGCGAACTGTAGAACTGGAGCGGTATTTTGTTGTTGTTCCCGCATTTAGAGCTATATATCAATCTATTGATTATAAATATGAGGGCTTGGTAACAAACACTATAAAAAAACCCTATAACTCTGCTAATGAGCAACCTATGGACAAAAAGGCATTATGGAATTACCTTTATAAGGGTAAACTTTTCGAGGTTGATACTATCTTGAATCATTCAAATAACGACATGAAGACCGCGTTCAAGAGGAATCAGCTATGCGAGTGATGATTCTAGGCGGTGATGGTTATCTAGGCTGGCCTACAGCAATGCACTTTGCTGCCCAGGGACATGATGTCATGGTAGTGGACAATTATTTAAGGCGTAACATCGCTCGTGAGACTTGTTCTGAAGCACTCATGCCCAATCCCAACCTGGTTGAGCGTGTTCGCCTGTTTGAATCTGTATCTGGGTATAAAATTCGAGTAGAGATTGGAGACTGCTGTGATTTTCGTTTTATGGAACGCATTTTCACCGATTTCGTTCCGGAAGCGGTCATTCACTATGCAGAACAACCTTCTGCTCCTTACTCAATGATTGGTTATGGCGAGGCACAGCTTACTCTTCACAATAATCTTAGCGCTACCTTTAATCTCATCTGGGCAGTAATGCAGTACAGCTCAGATTGTCAGATTATCAAGATCGGGACGATGGGTGAATATGGCACCCCGAATATCGATATTGAAGAAGGTTGGATAGAGATTGAACATAAAGGACGCAGGGATAAATTTCTGTATCCGCGTCAGGCAGGTAGCTTGTATCACACGACGAAGGTTTTGGATACAGATTTACTCTGGTTTTATGTGCGTACCTATGGTATCCGTGTCACGGATTTGATGCAAGGACCTGTCTATGGGCTATCAACTCCGGAAGTGGATCAGGATCAACGTTTATTACCCAACTTTCACTACGATGACATCTTTGGCACAGTTGTGAATCGGTTTTTAGTTCAGGCAGTTGCTGGAGTGCCATTAACAGTTTATGGCAAGGGTGGACAAGTTCGCGGTTACTTAAACCTTAAAGATACACTACAATGTGTAGAATTAGCGATGAATAACCCAGTAGAATCAGGGCAACTCCGAATTCTGAATCAATTCACAGAGACGTTTTCGGTCAATCAGTTAGCTGAGAAGGTGCAGCACGTGGGGAACCAAATGAGGCTGAATGTACAAGTAAAGGCTATTGATAATCCCCGCAAAGAGAAAGAGGATCACTATTACAATCCTAACCATTCAGGACTGCTTGAATTAGGGTTAAAACCGCATCCTATGACTGATAATGTTATTGCTCAAATGCTGAAGCAGGTTATGTGTTACAAAGAGCATATCGATATTCGTAAAATTATGCCTCGGGTAAAGTGGAACTAACGTGAAGTGGCTTATTACTGGTGGGTGTGGGTTTCTGGGTACGAATCTTATCAAGAAACTCTATACGGAGGGCAATCCTCACATTCGAGTTGTAGATAATCTGTGCGTCGGTACTCGTGAGGCTCTTGCTGCGGTGTGTGATTTCGTAGAACTTAAAGATGCTGGGCTTAGCGGTCATCCCTCGTCTTTATCGGGTACTGAGCTAGTTATTGGTGACATTCTTGATAGTCAACTCGCCCTGAGAGTGACTAGGGGTATAGATGTAATTGTACATCTTGCAGCTAACACGGGAGTTCAGCCATCTATTCAAGACCCTCATGGAGACTGCTATACAAATGTAATTGGCACTCTAAACTATCTGGAAGCAGCCAGACATAACCAGGTCAAGCGCTTCATCTTTGCCTCTAGTGGCGCTCCTATCGGTAAATGTATTCCTCCCATTCATGAAGAACTAGCTCCTCATCCGGTTTCTCCCTATGGAGCTAGTAAATTAGCTGGTGAGGGATACTGTTGTGCGTATTTTCATTCGTTTGGTGTTGAGACAGTGGTGTTACGCTTTGGTAATGTTTACGGACCCGCTTCTGGGCATAAAAACAGTGTAGTGGCAAAATTTATTCGGCAAGCTCTAAACGGTGAAACCTTAGAAATATATGGAGATGGTAGACAGACCCGTGACTTTATTTTTATTGACGATTTAGTTCGAGCAATTTGTTTAGCGGCTGCTACAGATAACATCGGTGGAGAAGTTTTTCAAATTGCGACTAACAGGGAAACTACAGTGAGAGAACTAGTCGATAAACTCTCCTGGGTGATGAGTGAGATGGGAATCAAACTTGAGAGCAACTATGCTTCGCCACTGATAGGGGATGTCAGGCGTAATTTCTCTGACACATCTAAAGCCAAAGAGATGCTTGGATGGCAAGCTGAGGTGGAATTGAAAGATGGTTTAAGGCGAACGGTTGAGTGGTTTGCACAAGAATACCAGGAGTTATATGAATAGGTGACTTAGATCGCAAGTGATTAGTAAAGTCTATGACCAACCAACTGAGTATTACGCGCCTACTAAAACGTGGTGTAATTGAATCTTTTTTTCTCAGAGCTTTGGGGGCAGTTCTGTTGTTCCTTATGCACTCATTAGTTGCTCGCTTAATTGGATCAAAAAATTATGGAACTTTTAGTTATGCCCTAATAATAGTAAATATTTTGTCTGTTGTCGTCTCTTTAGGATGGCCGACAGCACTTGTACGTTTTATTGTACAGTATCAAGAAAAACAGCAGTGGAGCTTATTGCACGGCATAGTGTTACGAGCCTCTCAAATGACCATGTTTTTTTCTATATTGGTCAGTTTGGTTCTATGGGTAATTTCTTACACCCAGAGTATTCCTAATAACATTATTCTTAGCTGTCGCTTTGCGGCATTACTTCTTCCACTTTTCGCTTTAGTTAACCTACGCAAAAAAGTTTTCCAGGCTCTACGACGTATTAAGACCAGCATTATCCTAGAAGAATTAATTCTTCCTTTGACCATATTGACTGGACTGAGTATGCTTCCCATGAACACAACCACTGATATTTTATTATTGTATTTTGGAGCAGCTTTTCTAGCTTGCTTACTAAGTACTGTTTTGCTGTGGTGGTGTTTTCCTGTACAGGGAAAAACAGCTTTACCGACTTTTAAACTCGCAATGGATAGCGGTACCCTACCGATGATGCTTGGTGGAATAAGCCAGATAGTGATGAATCGAGCAGATATATTTATGCTTGGTTTCCTTATAGATATGGAAGCTGTGGGAGTGTATAATGCAGCCAACCGCATTGCCAGTCTCAACATATTTGTATTGCAAGCAGTCAATATTATTGCTGCACCGATGCTTGCGGCTGCTTTTCATAGTTCCCGACTTGACGAATTTAAGGCAATTATGCGTAGAGCCATGCTGTGTTCTACAATAGGTTCTTTACCTCTTTTTATTATTATAATAATAAGGGCAAAACATCTACTTATTTTTTTTGGTTCTGAGTTTACTCAAGGAAGTTTACTACTAAAAATAATGGCTTGTGGACAATTGTTTAATGCAGTATCAGGTCCGGTGGGCTTCGCTCTACTCATGGTAGGGAAAGAGCGTATTTTTGCTTTTTTAACAAGTATTATCGCCTTAGCAAACGTAGTAGGTAATTTGTTCGCTATTCCAATGTATGGAACCCTAGGAGCAGCTTTAGTTACAACAGGATGTATAATTATGCTTAATGGATTAATGTTTTACCTGACTCAAGGCATAAAGGTTAGTGTTAGTTAATTAGTTAATTAGTTAATTAATTAATTATACATACTAGAACTAAATTAGTTGGCATGCTACAAACTTTTTTCTTTATTTTACTGCTTATGCTTTTATTGATTACACACATTAAAAAACCATATTTAGGTTTTATTGTGCTAATGTTTCTTCAACCGTGGATGCTTTCCCGCGTCCATGGACACTATCTTCTAAGTACGGCGAGTATTCTTATAATAGGGTTAGTTATTCCTCTGAGGAATTTGTCAATTTGCGGTTCTGTCGGTTATTTTAAACTAAAGCAGTTACCGGAACTATTATGGGTTTACTTATTCTGTACATATATGTTCATACAAGTAATATGGATTTGCCAATATGGATTAAATTTAAGAATAGTTAAACAAGCATTTTTTTATTTAGGTGTTATTTTTTTTGTTCTGTTTTATCCTAATAAAATAGCAAAAAGAAAAATAACAGAAACTTTTTTAAGGTGGACAATGATTGGTGGATTATTTTATTTTTTAGTTTTGCTAATATTATCTTGGTTGCTTCCAAGATTTTATTTAGTTACAGATAGCAAAGGGTTACAAAGACTAAATGGCATAGGTGGAACTCATCCTGCTTATATTGGATCTATAATTCCTATTATAATAGCTGGCATTACTTATTACTTATTAGTCAATAAAAACAAAAAATTATTGATTAATACATTGATGTTAGGGGGTATGACAATAATATCGATTGTAACAATTCAACTCGGATCTAGAGCAGTTATTTTATCTATCGTAACATTTTTTGTTGCATTTATAGTAATATCTGATAATAATTTACCCAAAAAAATTTTTGTCCTATTAATTGTCGCAGCGATATTGTTTATAGCAGCTAAATACATAGGAGAAGAACTTTATATAGAAAGGTTAAATTCAATAAGAACAGGTAGCATTTTTATAGAGATTAGATGGCTGTCTATAAGAGCGGGATTTGATCTACTAAAAGAAAATTATGTTTTTGGGGTTGGTGTTGGACAGTTTGCTGAAAAAGGTTTCGCAACAATGCTTGACATTGCTGATTCTATGAATCCAGGTTATGCTCAAAAAATACTTACTTGGAGAGATTCTGCCTTGGCTTCTTCCGGGAGTATTCATCTATTCTTTCTTATTGAGACTGGATTGATCGGCTTTTTACTTTATGGTAAGCTTTTATTTATAGCAACCAAGAAAATTTGGCAAGCTCGACTTAGAACAAAGTTGATGAATATGAAAAGAGAAAAACTAGCTTTGGATTGTATTCTATCGAGTTGGTTTGCTTTCCTATTACATCTATTCACGATTAGTGGAGAAACCCATTTATTGTTATGGACTTTTATCGCGTTTGCTTTTGCATTACCAGGTTATCCTCGGAAAAATGTATAAAATAAGGAAATATTTAATCATTAAGTTAAGGAGAAGTAAAGTGAAAATATTAGTTGCTCTTGATTCAAACATTCCTTGTGGGAAAAACCGTGCTTTATACCAACGTTGCATTACTTTTCTTGCTTCTGGACAAGCAAAATTGGTTGTACGAAAGAATGTTTCATTGCCTGATGAATTAACCAGCCATCCCAATACATACTTTGCCAAACTCAGTGGTCGGTTAGGTCTATTCATAGAATGCCTGCGCTTATTGAAAACTGGTGAGTTTCAGGCTATTTATGTTTGGCATTTCCCATTTTTTATATTTTTGCCATTTTTACTGATACTATATAGTAAAACAATTGTGTCGTGTATGGAGTCTCAGCATAGTCCTTACTACTATATTGATTCAGCTAAATTCAAAAATTTATTTGTAAAAATAGCAGCTAGGTTAATATTCTTAATGGCAAAATTAATTTATCCTAAAATAGACTTACATATAGTAATGGCGCATAATAACCACCATGGTTTAGCTAAACGGCTCTCAGAGCAGTTTAATGTTAGTATAGATAAAATTCTTGCGATGTCTAATGGAGTAGACATCAAACTCATACAACAAATTGTTAGCCAATTTACTGATTACCAACAAAACAAGGAGTTTATTATTTGCTATGTAGGTACGATCAGACCCGGGAAAGGCTATGAACTTATTGAAATAACAGATGACATCCTTGATAAAATTCCTTGTGCAAAAATAGTTGTCGCTGGTCCTTTGCGAGGTATAAGTGCAGATAATTTAAGACGACCTGGCGTAGAGTATCATGGTATTGTTTCACATACTGAAGCAATTCGATTAATGTATAATAGTGATGTTTGTGTATTTATTGGGGATTCAAAAATTCGTGACAATGAGGTATCTCATCCTGGCAAAATATTAGAATACATGGCTTTAGGTAAGCCTGTTATTGCCAATAATTATCCTGGAATTAAAGAATTTTTTGCAGTAGAAGATCAGTTTTTACTTTATGAAGAAAATGATACTAAAAAAATTATTGAACTGTTAAGCCAATTACAGAGTGACGTTAATCTGAGAATAAAAATTTCAAAAAATATGCGAGATTCTGTAGTCCATTTTGACTGGAATACAATCAATTTTAATTTTATGAAGAAATTAAATAAATGTTTATGCGAGACCTATGAAACGAAAATAGATTCACGATAATTTTTTCAGATTAATCAAATTATTGAGGTAATAATTAAATGGATGAAAGCAAAAAGAATAACAGAGTAAAATTAATATCACAGGAACAGAAAACAACTCCTATTTGTGTCTTGACAGCTGGTCGTAGTGGTTCTTCCTTGACGATGCAATTACTTCAGTCACTGGGAGTTTATCTTGGTTCTGAAAAGTTTATGATTCCTCGAGACAGATACAATCAAACAGGATATTGGGAACACAGGGGTTTCAGTGATATCAATAGTGAAATATTAAGGCGTTTTGGCGGAAACAGTAATGCTCCACCATGGTTCCCTTCTGGATGGGAATTATCATCCTGTCTTGAAGATTTAGAAAACAAGGCTCAGATACTTATAGAAAATGAGTTTTCTCAGTTCTCAGTCTGGGGATGGAAAGATCCTAAAACTTGCCTAGTTCTACCTTTTTGGCAAAAACTTTTACCTGAAACAATATATATTTTGAGCTTACGGAATCCATGGGATGCATCTAAATCTCAGCAAAAGAGAAGTCAATATCAAATAAATAGAAGCTTGAATCGCTGGCTTTATCATATTGTACAAGCAATGATTTATACTTCTGGAAAACCTCGATTTTTTATATTTTATGAAGATACTTTGTTAAGCGAGGTAAAGCAAAGATTGAGATTGAAAAATTTTTTAGAAACTTATCAAGATTTAAGGTTAGAAAATAGAGATAATATGGTTATCAACAAAGTAGATATAAATCTTTGTCACCATCAAAGTTCAATAGATGATTTGATGGCAAATACAACTGTAACCTCCCAAGTTAAAATTGCCTATTTGGTACTGTACGGATCTGTTCTGTATGAAGAAAATGAAAATAACCAACATAAATATTTGGAGAATGAGACAATCGTGAAAACAATAGATGGATTGTTTAGATCTTTGCATCAAGAACTTCAAGTTAGAGAATATTTAATAGTAAAAATTTGGCGCTATTGTGTTAACTATATTCCTCAATATTGGAAGCAAAATTTTATATATTTTGAGCTTAGTAGAGTCATTCGTGTTTATTCTCAAGGAGGAATGAGCAGTGTAATTAGAGGTTTTATAAATCAGTTTTCTAAGCGTGTAAAATAATGGTTCAGATTGATTGTTATAAAGTTATTGATTATGAATTTAATTATTCCTACAGTAACTGTAGCTATTCCTACCTATAACGAGTTCTCTAATATAGAGAAAGTTATACAAGGATTTCTAGAAACCGATTATCCAAATCTGCTTGAAGTACTTATAGCAGACGGTGGTAGCACTGATGGTACTGTAGATAAAGTAATAAAGCTTTCACTGGTGGATAAAAGAGTGAGGTTACTAGATAATCCACTAAGGATACAATCTGCAGCCCTCAAACTAATGTTAGATGAAGCAAAGGGTGATATTTTTTTACGGGCTGACGCCCATTGTGAATATGCATCTAATTACATTAAACAATGTGTTGAAGTTTTACTAGAGTCGAAGAGTTTGAACGTTGGTGGAGCACAGCGTTTCGCTGCGAAAAGTTCTTTTCAAGCTGGAGTTGCTCTTGCTTCTAGAAGTTTTTTGGGAAGTGGAAAAGCTAAATATCGAGATCCTAACTACTGTGGTTATGCTGATACTGTTTTTTTGGGATGTTTCTGGAAAAGAATTTTGATAGAAGTAGGAGGATATAAAATTACTCGTAAAGAGGATACTGAACTTAATTTAAGATTATTGGAAGAAAATGCTCAAGCTATTTATGTTAGCTCTAAAATTCAAGTTTGGTATTTTCCAAGAAAAAATATTAAATCATTGTGGAATCAATATATGAAGTACGG
This genomic interval carries:
- a CDS encoding sulfotransferase family protein, coding for MDESKKNNRVKLISQEQKTTPICVLTAGRSGSSLTMQLLQSLGVYLGSEKFMIPRDRYNQTGYWEHRGFSDINSEILRRFGGNSNAPPWFPSGWELSSCLEDLENKAQILIENEFSQFSVWGWKDPKTCLVLPFWQKLLPETIYILSLRNPWDASKSQQKRSQYQINRSLNRWLYHIVQAMIYTSGKPRFFIFYEDTLLSEVKQRLRLKNFLETYQDLRLENRDNMVINKVDINLCHHQSSIDDLMANTTVTSQVKIAYLVLYGSVLYEENENNQHKYLENETIVKTIDGLFRSLHQELQVREYLIVKIWRYCVNYIPQYWKQNFIYFELSRVIRVYSQGGMSSVIRGFINQFSKRVK
- a CDS encoding NAD-dependent epimerase/dehydratase family protein, translating into MKWLITGGCGFLGTNLIKKLYTEGNPHIRVVDNLCVGTREALAAVCDFVELKDAGLSGHPSSLSGTELVIGDILDSQLALRVTRGIDVIVHLAANTGVQPSIQDPHGDCYTNVIGTLNYLEAARHNQVKRFIFASSGAPIGKCIPPIHEELAPHPVSPYGASKLAGEGYCCAYFHSFGVETVVLRFGNVYGPASGHKNSVVAKFIRQALNGETLEIYGDGRQTRDFIFIDDLVRAICLAAATDNIGGEVFQIATNRETTVRELVDKLSWVMSEMGIKLESNYASPLIGDVRRNFSDTSKAKEMLGWQAEVELKDGLRRTVEWFAQEYQELYE
- a CDS encoding glycosyltransferase family 4 protein, with product MKILVALDSNIPCGKNRALYQRCITFLASGQAKLVVRKNVSLPDELTSHPNTYFAKLSGRLGLFIECLRLLKTGEFQAIYVWHFPFFIFLPFLLILYSKTIVSCMESQHSPYYYIDSAKFKNLFVKIAARLIFLMAKLIYPKIDLHIVMAHNNHHGLAKRLSEQFNVSIDKILAMSNGVDIKLIQQIVSQFTDYQQNKEFIICYVGTIRPGKGYELIEITDDILDKIPCAKIVVAGPLRGISADNLRRPGVEYHGIVSHTEAIRLMYNSDVCVFIGDSKIRDNEVSHPGKILEYMALGKPVIANNYPGIKEFFAVEDQFLLYEENDTKKIIELLSQLQSDVNLRIKISKNMRDSVVHFDWNTINFNFMKKLNKCLCETYETKIDSR
- a CDS encoding NAD-dependent epimerase/dehydratase family protein, with protein sequence MRVMILGGDGYLGWPTAMHFAAQGHDVMVVDNYLRRNIARETCSEALMPNPNLVERVRLFESVSGYKIRVEIGDCCDFRFMERIFTDFVPEAVIHYAEQPSAPYSMIGYGEAQLTLHNNLSATFNLIWAVMQYSSDCQIIKIGTMGEYGTPNIDIEEGWIEIEHKGRRDKFLYPRQAGSLYHTTKVLDTDLLWFYVRTYGIRVTDLMQGPVYGLSTPEVDQDQRLLPNFHYDDIFGTVVNRFLVQAVAGVPLTVYGKGGQVRGYLNLKDTLQCVELAMNNPVESGQLRILNQFTETFSVNQLAEKVQHVGNQMRLNVQVKAIDNPRKEKEDHYYNPNHSGLLELGLKPHPMTDNVIAQMLKQVMCYKEHIDIRKIMPRVKWN
- a CDS encoding flippase, with amino-acid sequence MTNQLSITRLLKRGVIESFFLRALGAVLLFLMHSLVARLIGSKNYGTFSYALIIVNILSVVVSLGWPTALVRFIVQYQEKQQWSLLHGIVLRASQMTMFFSILVSLVLWVISYTQSIPNNIILSCRFAALLLPLFALVNLRKKVFQALRRIKTSIILEELILPLTILTGLSMLPMNTTTDILLLYFGAAFLACLLSTVLLWWCFPVQGKTALPTFKLAMDSGTLPMMLGGISQIVMNRADIFMLGFLIDMEAVGVYNAANRIASLNIFVLQAVNIIAAPMLAAAFHSSRLDEFKAIMRRAMLCSTIGSLPLFIIIIIRAKHLLIFFGSEFTQGSLLLKIMACGQLFNAVSGPVGFALLMVGKERIFAFLTSIIALANVVGNLFAIPMYGTLGAALVTTGCIIMLNGLMFYLTQGIKVSVS
- a CDS encoding SDR family NAD(P)-dependent oxidoreductase, which produces MASSWNGKTVVITGVCGTVGQELLRQLLKYNLQEVIGIDHNETELFFLAEEYGDFPYVQLYLCDLRDRYELMYKMQGVDIVLHTAALKHVVICEKSPHEAIQTNILGTQNVIDAAIAAKVERVIFTSSDKAVNPTNVMGTSKLMGERLMTAANAHRREVQPIFASTRFGNVLGSRGSVIPVFKRQIATGGPVTLTDPAMTRFIMTLEEAVQLVMESVFLSRGGEVFVTKMPVVRIADLAQVMIEELAPRYNYNPEDIEVRLIGSKPGEKLYEELMNDEEVRRTVELERYFVVVPAFRAIYQSIDYKYEGLVTNTIKKPYNSANEQPMDKKALWNYLYKGKLFEVDTILNHSNNDMKTAFKRNQLCE
- a CDS encoding O-antigen ligase family protein, with the translated sequence MLQTFFFILLLMLLLITHIKKPYLGFIVLMFLQPWMLSRVHGHYLLSTASILIIGLVIPLRNLSICGSVGYFKLKQLPELLWVYLFCTYMFIQVIWICQYGLNLRIVKQAFFYLGVIFFVLFYPNKIAKRKITETFLRWTMIGGLFYFLVLLILSWLLPRFYLVTDSKGLQRLNGIGGTHPAYIGSIIPIIIAGITYYLLVNKNKKLLINTLMLGGMTIISIVTIQLGSRAVILSIVTFFVAFIVISDNNLPKKIFVLLIVAAILFIAAKYIGEELYIERLNSIRTGSIFIEIRWLSIRAGFDLLKENYVFGVGVGQFAEKGFATMLDIADSMNPGYAQKILTWRDSALASSGSIHLFFLIETGLIGFLLYGKLLFIATKKIWQARLRTKLMNMKREKLALDCILSSWFAFLLHLFTISGETHLLLWTFIAFAFALPGYPRKNV
- a CDS encoding glycosyltransferase family 2 protein; this encodes MNLIIPTVTVAIPTYNEFSNIEKVIQGFLETDYPNLLEVLIADGGSTDGTVDKVIKLSLVDKRVRLLDNPLRIQSAALKLMLDEAKGDIFLRADAHCEYASNYIKQCVEVLLESKSLNVGGAQRFAAKSSFQAGVALASRSFLGSGKAKYRDPNYCGYADTVFLGCFWKRILIEVGGYKITRKEDTELNLRLLEENAQAIYVSSKIQVWYFPRKNIKSLWNQYMKYGRGCYLIGIQYPGKLPIRSNFPFYFISLIILIMFIDLILFHGNLHATIFLVAGFIAVFLEAFLVTWRFNESFESEFWRGSKENIPSFLSRYLICGVTLMVIPIAHFWGYAYQLVRHKVLHLNENYFLESGYEIKK